In Elephas maximus indicus isolate mEleMax1 chromosome 14, mEleMax1 primary haplotype, whole genome shotgun sequence, one DNA window encodes the following:
- the FAM216B gene encoding protein FAM216B, giving the protein MGENWKRQQKPWKVPQIPYIRVPASASDTSLLKDLTQGQQRYFYSIMRIYSCSPQWEALQTCYLHSLQRQQLLGYITQQEALACAAVLRDSAKIARQRAIFPRKASAVARKWPPTRPVSVLPPRAQSEGLRCPQEPWFT; this is encoded by the exons atgggagaaaactggAAAAGACAACAAAAACCTTGGAAAGTTCCACAGATTCCGTACATTCGAGTCCCTGCTTCTGCCTCAGACACTTCGTTACTGAAG GACCTGACCCAAGGGCAGCAGCGCTACTTCTACAGCATCATGAGGATTTACAGCTGTAGCCCCCAGTGGGAGGCCCTGCAGACCTGCTACCTTCACAGCCTTCAGCGCCAGCAGCTGCTCG GCTATATTACTCAACAGGAGGCGTTGGCTTGTGCTGCCGTCCTGAGAGATTCAGCCAAAATAGCCCGTCAAAGAGCCATCTTCCCCAGGAAGGCTTCAGCTGTGGCAAGAAAATGGCCGCCGACACGACCTGTGTCTGTGCTTCCGCCCAGGGCCCAAAGCGAAGGGCTCCGATGCCCTCAGGAACCATGGTTTACTTAA